A region of Sulfuricella denitrificans skB26 DNA encodes the following proteins:
- the prmA gene encoding 50S ribosomal protein L11 methyltransferase, which yields MAWLSLKIEADEQTAGVLSDALLELGALAADIEDANAETDREQPIFGEPGEPVDSLWQNSIVSGLFAEDADIPAILAAATEAAHLTGTPRYRVDAVAEQDWVRLTQSQFDPIQISPRLWIIPTWHTAPDPTAINLTLDPGLAFGTGSHPTTHLCLQWLERNIRGGECVLDYGCGSGILAIAALKLGAGRVLGVDIDPQAVLASKQNAEQNQAAAEFYLPNEAPKIQVDIVVANILANPLKVLAPMLAQAVRPGGQIVLSGVLAPQAEETLAVYRQWFDIDIAGEVEGWVCLAGVKR from the coding sequence ATGGCTTGGCTGTCGCTTAAAATCGAGGCGGATGAACAAACCGCCGGCGTACTGAGCGATGCCCTGCTCGAACTGGGTGCGCTGGCGGCGGACATCGAGGACGCCAATGCAGAAACCGACCGGGAGCAGCCGATCTTCGGCGAGCCGGGCGAGCCGGTCGACAGCCTGTGGCAAAACAGCATCGTCAGCGGATTGTTTGCAGAGGATGCTGATATCCCGGCTATCCTTGCTGCCGCAACCGAAGCCGCCCACCTGACTGGCACTCCGCGTTACCGCGTGGATGCCGTCGCCGAGCAGGACTGGGTCAGGCTGACCCAGTCCCAGTTCGACCCGATCCAGATTTCACCACGGTTGTGGATCATCCCAACCTGGCATACCGCTCCCGACCCCACTGCGATCAATCTCACTCTTGACCCCGGCCTGGCCTTCGGCACCGGCAGCCATCCTACTACCCACCTTTGCCTGCAATGGCTGGAGCGGAATATCCGCGGCGGTGAGTGCGTGCTGGATTACGGCTGCGGCTCGGGCATTCTGGCGATTGCGGCGCTGAAGCTGGGCGCCGGGCGCGTGTTGGGCGTTGACATCGATCCTCAGGCGGTGCTTGCGAGCAAGCAGAATGCCGAGCAGAACCAGGCTGCGGCCGAGTTCTATCTGCCCAATGAAGCCCCGAAAATCCAGGTCGACATAGTCGTCGCCAATATTCTCGCCAACCCGCTCAAGGTGCTGGCGCCGATGCTGGCCCAGGCGGTTCGTCCGGGTGGACAGATCGTGCTGTCCGGTGTGTTGGCTCCCCAGGCAGAAGAGACTCTGGCTGTCTACCGGCAATGGTTCGATATCGACATTGCCGGTGAGGTTGAGGGTTGGGTGTGCCTGGCTGGAGTAAAGAGGTAA
- a CDS encoding TlpA family protein disulfide reductase, whose amino-acid sequence MSKAKLLLITAGAAVALATVYFAVPKQPKQVATSVAASPEISAEPVFAASFKDLDDKLQPLEQWRGKVVVLNFWAPWCPPCREEMPDFIKLQDKYRERGLVFIGVALDEKIKVQAFADEIGVNYPVLLGEMEAVDLAKKIGNRLGGLPFTVVIDRNGKIIASEVGGLTMAKLEKIALPLL is encoded by the coding sequence ATGTCCAAAGCCAAATTATTACTGATTACCGCAGGGGCTGCTGTCGCATTGGCCACAGTCTATTTTGCCGTTCCGAAACAGCCAAAACAGGTTGCTACCTCGGTCGCCGCTTCCCCGGAGATTTCTGCCGAGCCGGTGTTTGCTGCCAGCTTCAAGGATCTCGATGACAAGCTCCAACCCCTCGAGCAGTGGCGCGGCAAGGTGGTGGTGCTGAACTTCTGGGCACCCTGGTGCCCGCCTTGTCGCGAGGAAATGCCTGATTTCATCAAGCTTCAGGACAAATATCGCGAACGCGGCTTGGTGTTCATCGGTGTAGCGCTGGATGAAAAGATCAAGGTGCAGGCCTTTGCCGACGAGATAGGCGTGAATTACCCGGTCTTGCTGGGAGAAATGGAAGCCGTGGATCTGGCGAAGAAAATCGGCAATCGTCTGGGGGGATTGCCGTTTACCGTGGTTATTGATCGTAACGGCAAAATAATTGCCAGCGAAGTGGGCGGTTTAACCATGGCCAAGCTGGAAAAAATCGCATTACCCCTGTTGTAG
- the dsbD gene encoding protein-disulfide reductase DsbD has product MHYLIAFFLLCSSVVSAGEGDLLEPEQAFKLSARALDGQTLEVRYQIADGYYLYKGKLKFQAEPSDVILGTPLLPAGKVKQDEYFGKVETYRHDLVIRLPYTRGSASRITLKAVSQGCADVGVCYPPQTQTVKIDLPDVQGNVEKKPFSFKMLSGGQDEFLPVDQAFKLAVKAVDKDSLQASFTIAENYYLYRDKIKFSLKGGGTSIDGVTLPKGEIKSDPNFGDTEVYHQSFQATIKLKREGGGDPAVSLVATYQGCSEKGICYPPVQKVIALTMPTAAAASAEAAQQSSAAAGAETIASPKLVEAQGNESSRIGALFKGGSFWLIMASFFGFGLLLALTPCVFPMIPILSGIIVGQGHALTKSRALGLSVAYVLGMALTYAAVGVAAGMSGTLFSSALQNPWVLGGFAMIFVALAFSMFGFYELQMPSFIQNRFNDASNRVKGGSTAGVFVMGALSAVIVGPCVAAPLAGALLYIGQTGDVVLGGSALFFLALGMGAPLLLVGVSAGALLPKAGAWMEAVKSFFGVLLLGMAIWLVSPVISSAVHMLLWAGLLIVSAIYLRAIDPLPHPASGFAKFWKGVGVVALIIGVALLIGVLSGNRDMLQPLSGLRAEAKAAGVEPLKFERVKSVAELESRLKQADGKVVMLDFFADWCVSCKEFERFTFGDAKVQAKLRDAVLLQVDVTANSEEDKALLKKFGLFGPPSIIFFDKSGKELSDARVVGYEPPEKFIVTLDGIIR; this is encoded by the coding sequence ATGCATTATTTGATAGCGTTTTTTCTGTTGTGTTCCTCAGTGGTGAGCGCCGGCGAGGGCGATCTGCTCGAACCCGAACAGGCATTCAAACTTTCCGCCCGTGCTCTGGATGGCCAGACCCTCGAAGTGCGCTACCAGATCGCCGATGGGTATTACTTGTACAAGGGGAAGCTCAAATTTCAGGCTGAACCCTCGGATGTTATCCTCGGAACACCGCTGCTGCCCGCTGGAAAGGTCAAGCAGGACGAGTATTTTGGCAAAGTGGAAACCTATCGCCATGATCTGGTGATTCGCCTGCCCTATACTCGCGGCTCAGCATCACGCATCACCCTGAAGGCGGTCTCGCAGGGGTGTGCGGATGTGGGTGTGTGCTATCCGCCGCAAACCCAGACGGTAAAAATCGATCTTCCCGATGTTCAGGGGAATGTGGAAAAGAAGCCTTTTTCATTCAAGATGCTGAGCGGTGGTCAGGATGAGTTTTTGCCGGTGGACCAGGCGTTCAAACTGGCGGTCAAGGCTGTCGACAAGGACTCTCTGCAGGCCAGTTTCACGATCGCAGAAAACTATTATTTGTATCGCGACAAGATCAAGTTCTCCCTGAAGGGTGGGGGCACCAGTATCGACGGGGTGACCTTGCCCAAGGGCGAGATCAAGTCTGACCCTAATTTTGGCGATACCGAGGTGTACCATCAATCGTTCCAGGCGACTATCAAGCTGAAGCGCGAAGGCGGCGGCGACCCGGCGGTCAGTCTGGTCGCCACTTACCAGGGGTGCAGCGAAAAAGGGATTTGCTATCCGCCAGTGCAGAAGGTGATTGCACTGACTATGCCAACGGCTGCCGCTGCGTCGGCTGAGGCTGCACAGCAGTCCTCTGCGGCTGCGGGTGCTGAAACGATCGCATCCCCCAAACTGGTGGAAGCGCAGGGTAATGAGTCTTCTCGTATCGGGGCCTTGTTCAAGGGCGGTAGTTTCTGGCTGATCATGGCGAGCTTTTTTGGTTTCGGTCTGCTGCTGGCGCTCACTCCTTGCGTGTTTCCCATGATCCCGATTCTTTCCGGCATCATTGTCGGGCAGGGGCATGCGCTGACAAAATCCCGTGCTTTGGGCCTGTCGGTGGCCTATGTGCTTGGCATGGCGCTCACCTATGCGGCTGTCGGCGTGGCTGCGGGCATGTCCGGTACCCTGTTCTCATCCGCCCTGCAGAACCCCTGGGTGCTGGGAGGTTTTGCCATGATTTTCGTGGCACTGGCTTTCTCGATGTTCGGTTTTTACGAGTTGCAGATGCCCAGTTTCATCCAGAATCGCTTCAACGATGCCAGCAACCGCGTCAAGGGTGGTAGTACGGCCGGGGTGTTCGTCATGGGGGCGCTCTCGGCGGTGATCGTGGGCCCCTGCGTAGCGGCTCCGCTGGCTGGTGCATTGTTGTATATCGGCCAGACTGGCGATGTGGTGCTGGGCGGCTCGGCGCTGTTCTTCCTGGCGCTGGGTATGGGCGCTCCTCTCTTGCTGGTGGGGGTTTCTGCCGGCGCATTGTTGCCTAAAGCCGGTGCCTGGATGGAGGCGGTGAAGAGTTTCTTCGGCGTGCTGCTGCTGGGCATGGCGATCTGGCTGGTTTCGCCGGTGATCTCCTCGGCCGTCCACATGCTGTTGTGGGCGGGCTTGCTGATTGTTTCCGCCATTTATTTGCGCGCCATCGACCCTTTGCCGCATCCGGCCAGTGGCTTTGCCAAGTTCTGGAAAGGGGTGGGGGTAGTCGCGCTGATTATCGGCGTGGCATTACTGATTGGCGTACTTTCCGGCAATCGCGACATGTTGCAGCCATTGTCGGGGCTGCGTGCCGAAGCGAAAGCCGCGGGCGTTGAGCCCCTCAAGTTCGAGCGGGTGAAGAGTGTGGCGGAACTGGAAAGCCGTCTGAAGCAGGCCGACGGCAAAGTCGTGATGCTGGATTTCTTTGCCGACTGGTGTGTTTCCTGCAAGGAGTTCGAGCGCTTCACCTTCGGCGATGCCAAAGTGCAGGCCAAGCTGCGCGATGCGGTGCTGCTGCAGGTCGATGTCACGGCCAATAGCGAGGAAGACAAGGCGTTGCTCAAGAAATTTGGATTGTTCGGGCCTCCCAGTATTATTTTCTTCGACAAAAGCGGCAAGGAGTTGAGCGACGCGCGCGTGGTCGGCTATGAGCCCCCCGAGAAGTTTATCGTTACGCTGGATGGTATAATCCGCTAA
- a CDS encoding DUF3426 domain-containing protein, producing the protein MVMVTTCPACHTRFRVTSEQMEAHGGDVRCGRCAKVFNAHVCLEHELVELQHEGQSRLQFEESGDQAVLPEEAAKQPPAEAEAEAEAEAEAEAEAEAEAEAEESPAVELAGSSFEEAPVEVEEALAPPLQAVDELVPESPAEVEGSIPEWDEAALYEMYAAAGFQLEESAVPAPEEFVTAEPDTVEPVTLAPQIVPEPVPERPVVQDTIVEIEEEPKKRRFFWLWLIGILLLLASIGVQGVYFFRSDLAAHYPEFKPLLQQLCGVLKCSIRLPANPDLLSIETSNLEADPQQANLVALNAILRNRAKLAQEYPQFELTLTDTQDRMIARRIFTPREYAKSADFNRGMAPNEEVTVKLYLDLGDLKAAGYRVLLFYPQ; encoded by the coding sequence ATGGTGATGGTCACCACCTGTCCAGCTTGTCATACCCGTTTCAGAGTAACTTCGGAACAGATGGAAGCGCATGGCGGTGACGTGCGCTGCGGGCGCTGTGCCAAGGTATTCAATGCTCATGTTTGTTTGGAACATGAACTGGTGGAACTTCAGCATGAAGGGCAGTCCAGGCTCCAGTTCGAAGAATCCGGTGATCAGGCCGTGTTGCCTGAAGAAGCGGCAAAGCAGCCGCCTGCAGAGGCAGAGGCAGAGGCAGAGGCAGAGGCAGAGGCAGAGGCAGAGGCAGAGGCAGAGGCAGAGGCAGAAGAATCCCCGGCGGTGGAGCTTGCAGGATCTTCGTTTGAAGAAGCTCCGGTTGAAGTTGAAGAAGCGCTCGCGCCACCACTTCAAGCGGTGGATGAGTTGGTGCCCGAATCTCCTGCGGAAGTGGAGGGTTCCATTCCTGAATGGGACGAGGCAGCCTTGTATGAAATGTACGCGGCGGCAGGGTTTCAGTTAGAAGAATCCGCTGTTCCGGCTCCCGAGGAATTTGTCACAGCTGAACCCGACACCGTTGAGCCGGTCACGCTGGCGCCGCAGATTGTTCCTGAGCCCGTTCCCGAGCGGCCTGTTGTGCAGGACACTATTGTCGAAATTGAGGAAGAGCCGAAAAAACGCCGATTTTTCTGGCTGTGGTTGATTGGCATCCTCCTGCTCTTGGCGAGTATAGGTGTTCAGGGGGTATACTTTTTCCGCTCCGATCTGGCTGCTCACTACCCTGAATTCAAGCCGTTGCTGCAGCAGCTCTGCGGCGTACTGAAGTGCAGCATCCGTCTGCCCGCTAACCCGGATTTGCTCAGCATCGAGACTTCCAACCTCGAAGCTGATCCGCAGCAAGCCAATCTGGTAGCGCTCAACGCTATTCTGCGTAATCGCGCCAAGCTCGCCCAGGAATATCCACAATTCGAACTGACCCTGACCGATACCCAGGACAGGATGATCGCACGGCGAATCTTTACTCCCAGAGAATACGCGAAAAGTGCCGACTTCAACCGCGGTATGGCGCCGAACGAGGAGGTGACGGTGAAACTGTATCTCGACCTGGGCGACCTGAAAGCAGCGGGTTATCGGGTTCTCCTGTTTTATCCGCAATAA
- the accB gene encoding acetyl-CoA carboxylase biotin carboxyl carrier protein, protein MDLRKVKKLIDLVSESGIAELEITEGEETVRISRYGQNPPQQMMYSQHQMPSFMPATAPAALDAAPAVAAQPDGHPVKSPMVGTFYRAASPGSKDFVEVGQSVNAGDTLCIIEAMKLLNEIEADQSGVIKAILVENGQPVEYGEPLFIIG, encoded by the coding sequence ATGGATTTACGAAAAGTTAAGAAACTGATCGATCTGGTCAGTGAATCCGGAATTGCCGAACTGGAAATTACCGAAGGCGAAGAAACCGTGCGCATTAGCCGCTATGGTCAGAACCCGCCGCAGCAGATGATGTATTCCCAGCATCAGATGCCTTCCTTCATGCCTGCTACAGCACCTGCCGCCCTCGACGCTGCGCCCGCCGTTGCTGCTCAGCCCGACGGACATCCAGTCAAGTCGCCAATGGTGGGCACGTTTTATCGTGCAGCCTCGCCCGGCTCGAAGGATTTTGTCGAGGTGGGTCAATCCGTGAATGCGGGTGATACCCTCTGCATTATTGAAGCGATGAAGCTGCTCAACGAAATCGAAGCGGACCAGAGTGGCGTTATCAAGGCGATTTTGGTCGAGAATGGCCAGCCCGTTGAATATGGCGAGCCTCTGTTTATTATTGGGTAA
- the aroQ gene encoding type II 3-dehydroquinate dehydratase, with protein MREPGHYGLATLAQINDRLQQMAQDAGAMLEDFQSNSETELINRVQQAKAEAVDFIIINPAAYTHTSVALRDALAAVAIPFIEVHLSNVFAREAFRHHSYFSDLAVGVISGLGAKGYELALEFALQHQA; from the coding sequence ATGCGTGAACCGGGTCACTATGGGCTCGCCACTCTGGCACAGATCAATGATCGTCTGCAGCAGATGGCACAGGATGCCGGCGCGATGCTGGAAGACTTTCAGAGCAACAGCGAAACCGAACTGATTAACCGGGTGCAACAGGCAAAAGCCGAGGCGGTGGATTTTATCATCATTAATCCCGCAGCCTATACTCATACCAGTGTTGCATTGCGCGATGCGCTCGCGGCTGTAGCCATTCCCTTTATTGAAGTGCATCTTTCCAACGTGTTTGCGCGTGAGGCATTCCGCCATCATTCATATTTTTCCGATCTGGCTGTTGGTGTTATCAGCGGCCTGGGTGCGAAAGGTTATGAACTGGCGTTGGAGTTCGCGCTGCAACACCAAGCTTAA
- a CDS encoding CDP-6-deoxy-delta-3,4-glucoseen reductase: MSHKLTIMPSNHSVTVMEGETILEAALREGHTLPYGCRNGACGACKGKILEGTVDYGDYQDHALNEPEKLAGMALFCCAEPKTDVVIEVHEVTDTQDIPVKIMPCKVEKIETPAEDVAVLYLKLPANERLQFLAGQYIDILLKDGARRAYSLANAPHDDSFLQLHIRRVPGGSFSDLVFTQMHEKALLRFEGPLGTFFLREDSDKPILLLASGTGFAPVKAILEHAFHHGIKRPITFYWGAHNLSHLYMLDLPKKWEQEHANFKFVPVLSEPSPEDHWKGRTGFLHETVLEDYADLENYQVYACGAPVMVEAAHQALTTQRKLPNEEFYSDAFTFSKPKAKA; this comes from the coding sequence ATGTCACACAAATTGACGATCATGCCGAGCAATCACTCGGTGACGGTCATGGAAGGCGAGACCATCCTGGAAGCAGCACTACGAGAGGGTCACACGCTACCTTACGGCTGCCGCAACGGCGCATGCGGCGCATGCAAAGGTAAGATTCTGGAAGGTACAGTCGATTATGGCGACTATCAGGACCATGCATTGAATGAACCTGAAAAGCTCGCGGGAATGGCGCTGTTCTGCTGCGCTGAACCCAAAACTGACGTAGTAATAGAAGTGCATGAAGTCACCGATACACAGGATATTCCGGTCAAAATCATGCCGTGCAAAGTGGAAAAAATCGAGACGCCGGCGGAAGATGTCGCAGTGCTCTACCTCAAGCTGCCGGCCAATGAACGCCTGCAGTTCCTGGCCGGCCAATATATCGACATCCTGCTCAAGGACGGTGCACGCCGCGCCTACTCCCTCGCCAACGCACCCCATGACGACAGTTTTTTGCAGTTGCATATCCGCCGCGTCCCGGGAGGCAGTTTCAGCGATCTGGTGTTCACGCAAATGCATGAGAAAGCCCTCCTGCGCTTTGAAGGCCCATTGGGCACCTTCTTTTTGCGCGAAGACAGCGACAAGCCGATTCTCCTGCTTGCCAGCGGCACCGGCTTCGCCCCGGTCAAGGCCATACTCGAGCATGCCTTCCACCACGGCATCAAGCGTCCGATCACCTTCTACTGGGGCGCCCACAACTTGAGCCACCTGTATATGCTGGATCTGCCAAAAAAATGGGAACAGGAACACGCCAATTTCAAGTTTGTGCCGGTGCTGTCCGAACCCTCACCGGAAGACCACTGGAAAGGCAGAACCGGTTTCCTGCACGAGACAGTGCTGGAAGATTACGCCGATCTGGAAAACTACCAGGTCTACGCCTGCGGTGCGCCCGTGATGGTGGAAGCGGCACACCAGGCCTTGACCACGCAGCGCAAACTGCCGAACGAAGAGTTTTATTCCGACGCATTTACTTTCAGCAAACCCAAAGCCAAGGCGTGA
- a CDS encoding FxsA family protein — protein MRTLLIPLILLGFPALEIYVLVELSGVVGWWLLPWLLSSAIVGGWLVREAGAMLPLRLLAALQSGHSLSLSLLIGFRTVLAGLLLIFPGIISDFLALILLLLPHPKVNMPNAANDDVIDGEWTRVNEHDKLR, from the coding sequence ATGCGTACCTTGCTAATTCCGCTCATTCTACTCGGTTTCCCGGCCCTGGAGATTTATGTCCTGGTCGAGCTATCTGGAGTTGTCGGCTGGTGGCTGCTGCCCTGGCTGCTGTCGAGTGCGATAGTCGGCGGCTGGCTGGTGCGAGAGGCCGGCGCCATGCTGCCGTTGCGCCTGCTCGCTGCCCTGCAGTCAGGCCATTCCCTCAGCCTCTCTCTATTGATCGGTTTCCGCACCGTGCTGGCAGGACTCCTGTTGATCTTCCCCGGCATTATCAGCGATTTTCTGGCCCTGATTCTGCTACTCCTGCCTCACCCCAAGGTAAACATGCCGAATGCGGCCAACGACGACGTGATCGATGGCGAATGGACGCGGGTCAACGAGCACGACAAGCTACGTTAG
- the cutA gene encoding divalent-cation tolerance protein CutA encodes MEAILVITNLPDREAAQRLAGRLVEERLAACVNILAPCESVYRWQGRIESAQEITLLIKTLRAHYGKVEKTIRQCHPYELPEIIAVPITAGLPAYFEWLAAETINPEE; translated from the coding sequence ATGGAAGCAATATTGGTGATCACCAACTTGCCGGACCGGGAAGCCGCACAGCGGCTGGCTGGAAGACTGGTGGAGGAACGGCTTGCGGCCTGCGTCAACATTCTCGCGCCATGCGAGTCGGTCTATCGCTGGCAAGGCCGCATTGAATCCGCGCAGGAGATCACACTGTTAATTAAAACACTGAGGGCGCATTACGGCAAGGTTGAAAAAACCATACGTCAGTGTCACCCTTACGAACTTCCCGAAATTATCGCAGTCCCAATTACCGCCGGCTTGCCTGCTTATTTCGAATGGCTGGCAGCTGAAACGATTAACCCCGAAGAATAA
- a CDS encoding M29 family metallopeptidase, translating to MTQHAICATIPDAAIDTAEINIRDILTLAIEYQPMQSAIVVWDGQCDLAIALTEAYRRNLPDAIFIDFNSTAPEAVCAAFDRLVSSDLVVLIQSTSFRLNAYRIRVELFKKSLKVIEHPHLSRMPGAESVLYIESLAYDPAYFRGVGNALKARLDRAQVGVIDSDGEQLVFAAGFESAKLNVGDYRTMLNVGGQFPIGEVFTESNDLEAANGRVRIAIFGDTSFTVNKPAQPITLVISKGRVIEAIDSTPEFDQVLANIRADEGEIWVRELGLGMNRTFTQDRVVSDIGTYERMCGIHLSLGAKHGIYNKPNIRRAAARHHVDVFAVTKKVILDNEVIYQDGAWLPLHTI from the coding sequence ATGACCCAGCACGCCATTTGCGCCACCATTCCCGATGCAGCCATTGATACCGCCGAGATCAATATCCGCGATATTCTGACGCTTGCGATCGAATACCAGCCCATGCAATCCGCAATAGTCGTCTGGGATGGGCAATGCGATCTTGCGATTGCGCTCACCGAGGCCTACCGACGCAACCTCCCCGACGCCATCTTCATCGACTTCAACAGTACCGCACCCGAAGCTGTGTGTGCGGCATTTGATCGACTCGTGTCCAGCGATCTGGTGGTGCTGATCCAGTCCACCAGCTTTCGGTTGAATGCGTATCGCATACGAGTTGAGCTTTTCAAGAAATCGCTCAAAGTTATCGAGCACCCGCATTTATCACGCATGCCAGGCGCGGAATCTGTGCTTTATATCGAGTCGCTGGCTTACGATCCCGCTTATTTCCGTGGTGTGGGCAACGCCTTGAAAGCACGTTTGGACAGGGCGCAAGTAGGCGTCATCGATAGCGATGGCGAGCAACTGGTATTTGCAGCAGGATTTGAGTCGGCCAAACTCAACGTTGGCGACTACCGCACCATGCTGAATGTCGGGGGGCAATTCCCCATCGGCGAAGTTTTCACCGAATCCAATGATCTGGAAGCGGCGAATGGCCGTGTGCGCATTGCTATTTTTGGGGATACATCATTCACGGTCAACAAGCCCGCTCAGCCGATCACTTTGGTTATCAGCAAAGGTCGAGTAATCGAAGCCATCGACTCTACGCCCGAATTCGATCAGGTTCTCGCCAACATTCGCGCCGACGAAGGCGAAATCTGGGTGCGCGAACTGGGTTTGGGCATGAACCGCACTTTCACACAAGACAGAGTCGTCAGCGATATCGGCACCTATGAACGCATGTGTGGCATCCACCTGTCGCTAGGCGCCAAACATGGCATCTACAACAAGCCCAACATCAGAAGGGCTGCGGCAAGACATCATGTGGATGTGTTTGCCGTGACAAAAAAAGTCATCCTGGATAACGAGGTGATTTATCAAGACGGCGCCTGGCTGCCTCTCCATACCATCTAG
- the accC gene encoding acetyl-CoA carboxylase biotin carboxylase subunit — MFEKILIANRGEIALRIQRACREMGIKTVAVHSEADADAKYVKLADESVCIGPAQSTLSYLHVPSIISAAEVTDAEAIHPGYGFLSENADFAERVEQSGFVFIGPRPETIRLMGDKVSAKDAMKASGVPCVPGSEGALSDDADEIIRAAKDVGYPVIIKAAGGGGGRGMRVVHTEAALLNAVSMTKNEAQTAFGNPVVYMEKFLENPRHIEIQVLADEHGNAAFLGERDCSMQRRHQKIIEEAPAPGLDPKLRDKIGERCAEACRKIGYRGAGTFEFLYENGEFFFIEMNTRVQVEHPVTEMITGIDIVQEQIRIAAGLKLSFKQKDVQLKGHSIECRINAEDPYTFVPSPGRITVYHVPGGPGIRVDSHVYQNYVVPQYYDSMVGKLIAYGATREQAIARMKTALSEMVIEGIKTNIPLHQDLMRDAAFVQGGTSIHYLEHKLAAAKVKPQ, encoded by the coding sequence ATGTTTGAAAAAATTCTAATCGCCAACCGTGGCGAAATCGCCCTGCGCATCCAGCGTGCCTGTCGTGAAATGGGCATCAAGACCGTAGCGGTCCATTCCGAGGCGGATGCCGATGCCAAGTATGTAAAGCTCGCCGATGAGTCGGTGTGTATCGGCCCGGCCCAGTCCACCCTGAGCTATCTGCATGTTCCTTCGATCATCAGCGCGGCGGAGGTGACCGATGCCGAGGCGATCCATCCCGGCTACGGATTCCTTTCTGAAAATGCCGATTTCGCCGAGCGGGTGGAGCAAAGCGGTTTCGTGTTCATCGGCCCGCGCCCGGAAACGATCCGCCTGATGGGCGACAAGGTCAGTGCCAAGGATGCGATGAAAGCTTCCGGCGTACCCTGCGTGCCCGGTTCGGAGGGCGCACTGTCGGATGATGCGGACGAGATTATCCGTGCCGCCAAGGATGTCGGTTATCCGGTGATCATCAAGGCGGCCGGTGGCGGTGGCGGACGCGGCATGCGCGTAGTGCATACCGAAGCGGCGCTGCTGAATGCAGTCAGCATGACCAAAAACGAAGCGCAGACGGCATTCGGTAATCCTGTGGTGTACATGGAGAAGTTTCTCGAAAATCCACGTCACATCGAGATCCAGGTGCTGGCTGACGAGCATGGCAATGCAGCGTTCCTGGGCGAGCGCGACTGCTCGATGCAGCGTCGCCATCAGAAGATTATCGAGGAAGCCCCGGCGCCTGGCCTTGATCCCAAGCTGCGCGACAAAATTGGCGAACGTTGCGCCGAAGCCTGCCGCAAAATTGGTTACCGCGGGGCCGGCACCTTCGAGTTCCTGTACGAGAATGGCGAGTTCTTCTTCATTGAAATGAACACTCGCGTCCAGGTTGAGCACCCGGTGACGGAAATGATCACCGGCATCGATATTGTGCAGGAGCAGATCCGTATTGCCGCCGGCCTGAAGTTGAGTTTCAAACAGAAAGATGTCCAGCTCAAAGGGCATTCGATCGAGTGCCGCATCAATGCCGAAGATCCTTACACCTTCGTGCCTTCGCCCGGACGCATCACGGTCTACCATGTGCCCGGCGGTCCCGGAATACGGGTCGATTCGCATGTGTACCAGAATTATGTGGTGCCGCAATACTACGATTCCATGGTCGGCAAGCTGATCGCCTACGGCGCTACTCGCGAGCAGGCCATCGCCCGGATGAAGACCGCGCTTTCCGAAATGGTCATCGAGGGCATCAAGACCAACATCCCTCTGCATCAGGATCTGATGCGTGACGCCGCCTTCGTTCAGGGGGGCACCAGCATTCATTATCTGGAGCACAAGCTGGCCGCTGCGAAAGTGAAGCCTCAGTGA
- a CDS encoding YybH family protein, producing MSIVEEAMRRLGAAQQNDSQPESEMPAPPPSPEKPVWPKLLVAGGVGFVLGAGTASTLLTPVSTPIASTRQTQEITKPVQPAYIASSPNTEEDSRQQVKLFVDSWVKAWSEQNLDNYLSAYAPEFEPPGGLTRSDWEKQRRKRLGKYHKIEIKLSGLTALSKGDTATVEFVQSFNADGFSETGLHKHLELRRQGERWLIMKEISRKE from the coding sequence ATGAGCATCGTTGAAGAGGCCATGCGCCGGTTAGGTGCAGCACAGCAAAACGACTCGCAGCCGGAAAGTGAAATGCCGGCCCCACCGCCCTCCCCAGAAAAACCGGTTTGGCCTAAACTGCTGGTTGCCGGAGGGGTGGGCTTTGTACTGGGTGCAGGAACTGCCAGTACGCTGTTGACCCCTGTCAGCACCCCCATTGCTTCAACCCGGCAAACACAAGAAATAACAAAGCCAGTCCAACCCGCCTATATTGCGAGCAGCCCCAACACTGAAGAGGATAGCCGGCAACAAGTGAAGCTCTTCGTGGATAGCTGGGTCAAGGCATGGTCTGAGCAAAACCTGGACAATTATCTGTCCGCCTACGCACCAGAATTTGAACCTCCAGGTGGCCTTACCCGTTCAGATTGGGAAAAACAGCGCCGTAAACGGCTAGGCAAATACCACAAAATCGAGATCAAGCTTTCAGGTCTGACGGCCCTCTCGAAAGGAGACACTGCAACTGTTGAGTTCGTTCAATCCTTCAATGCAGATGGCTTCTCCGAAACCGGATTGCACAAGCATCTCGAACTCAGGCGGCAAGGCGAACGATGGTTGATCATGAAGGAAATCAGCCGCAAGGAATAA